From Acinetobacter suaedae, one genomic window encodes:
- the recD gene encoding exodeoxyribonuclease V subunit alpha yields MTWLNMWSNYLAQPPFSQSAQTVSAAQVLQQLIEASLQGDSCIDIDLLQLDALGDLVVSSEIANTQVAPCVYDQQGLALYRYWQLEQRLAQQICRLKRQMAQAIDVSEYQSLLDDEFQQAAMNMVLEQWFSIITGGPGTGKTYTLARIIAALNQIIPDIRIAMAAPTGKAAQRMQEALQNSFNDSKLIASGLVTDELRNQTTQTLHRLLGMGNRQIPRFNTKQPLPYDVIVVDEASMLDLSLATALFEAVPDSCRIILLGDANQLASVDVGSVLADLQQVRGLAENRVQLKNSRRFSDEAKIGQLARFIQSQQALSESVLTQLEQEIVKPAPLQEMSLSKEMSDAIQLEYLPEQLDIETEQYQQRLMYGFKDYVEILKAYLHAEQPEQYIQDVIRVFDDYRILAAVKHGAFGIEQLNHYAERWLNQQLKQIAVAEWYVGRPVMMTYNDYQLGISNGDIGICFKHRTQPQQFEVFFPSLNKWIAAHRLPRSMQTAFALTIHKSQGSEFTHTAIVLDATAEKLLSQELIYTAVTRAKKVVTLLADRKALLQALTVHTVRRSGLVQKINFQGL; encoded by the coding sequence ATGACTTGGTTGAATATGTGGAGCAATTACCTCGCACAGCCTCCATTTTCTCAATCTGCTCAAACAGTTAGCGCAGCGCAAGTATTACAACAACTCATTGAAGCCAGTTTACAGGGCGATAGTTGTATTGATATCGATCTGCTTCAGCTCGATGCTCTAGGCGATTTAGTTGTTTCTAGCGAAATCGCAAATACCCAAGTTGCCCCATGCGTCTATGATCAGCAGGGCTTGGCATTATACCGATATTGGCAGCTAGAACAACGTCTCGCACAGCAGATTTGTCGATTAAAGCGACAAATGGCACAAGCAATCGATGTTTCTGAATATCAAAGCTTATTAGATGATGAGTTTCAGCAAGCAGCGATGAACATGGTACTTGAGCAGTGGTTCAGTATTATCACTGGAGGACCAGGGACTGGTAAAACTTATACCTTGGCACGGATCATTGCTGCACTAAACCAAATCATTCCCGATATTCGAATTGCTATGGCTGCACCCACAGGGAAAGCTGCACAGCGTATGCAAGAAGCACTGCAAAACTCATTTAACGATTCTAAATTAATTGCATCAGGTTTAGTGACCGATGAGTTACGTAATCAAACGACACAGACCTTGCATCGTTTATTGGGGATGGGAAATCGGCAAATTCCACGATTCAATACAAAACAGCCGCTACCGTATGATGTCATTGTGGTTGATGAAGCATCCATGCTGGATTTAAGTCTTGCCACTGCATTGTTTGAAGCTGTACCTGATTCTTGTCGAATCATATTGTTGGGGGATGCCAATCAGTTGGCGTCCGTCGATGTTGGGTCTGTTTTAGCAGACTTACAACAAGTCAGGGGGTTGGCAGAGAATCGAGTACAACTGAAAAATAGTCGTCGCTTTTCAGATGAAGCAAAAATTGGTCAATTGGCGCGCTTTATTCAGTCACAACAAGCTTTATCTGAATCGGTCTTAACTCAGCTTGAGCAGGAGATTGTAAAGCCTGCTCCTTTGCAAGAAATGAGCTTGAGTAAAGAAATGTCTGATGCGATCCAGTTGGAATATTTACCTGAGCAATTGGATATAGAGACTGAACAATATCAGCAGAGATTAATGTATGGATTTAAAGATTATGTTGAAATATTAAAAGCTTATTTACATGCAGAGCAACCAGAGCAATATATTCAAGATGTGATTCGAGTGTTTGATGATTATCGAATTTTGGCGGCTGTGAAACACGGAGCCTTTGGTATTGAACAACTTAATCACTATGCTGAGCGATGGTTGAATCAACAGCTCAAACAAATTGCCGTTGCAGAATGGTATGTCGGTCGTCCCGTGATGATGACGTATAACGACTATCAGCTTGGGATCTCAAATGGTGATATTGGGATTTGTTTTAAACATCGGACTCAACCACAGCAATTCGAAGTGTTTTTCCCTAGTTTAAATAAATGGATTGCAGCACATCGTTTACCAAGAAGTATGCAAACTGCATTTGCTTTAACCATTCATAAATCTCAAGGTTCTGAGTTTACGCATACTGCGATTGTTTTAGATGCAACTGCGGAAAAATTATTGAGTCAGGAACTGATTTATACAGCAGTTACACGTGCTAAAAAAGTGGTCACGTTGTTGGCAGATCGGAAAGCATTGTTACAAGCGCTTACAGTACATACAGTCCGTCGTAGTGGTTTAGTGCAAAAGATCAATTTTCAAGGATTGTAA